Within Maridesulfovibrio frigidus DSM 17176, the genomic segment AACGCTTCACCAAGCCTCAGCAGTACCGCTTCAAATTCGATTGTGCCTCTCATAAGCATGAAAACCTCCGTTTTGTTTTGCTTTATTCCTCGCCGGAATACAGAATCACTTCCATTTTCCGGCCAGAAATAAAACTTGCCAAATCTGCAAACATAACCACCTGAAATAATGGCTTTATGATTAGAAAACCCAACATTGCCATTAATCACCGTCCAGAATATCTACTATACTGGGGTTATCTTTAAGTGTCGGGAGAGCCAGACGCACAGAAGCGCGAATGTATTTTGATTGCTGTCCACCTGAAATTTTAAGGAGGTCATCCTTCATCTTTGCAGACATGGCTACAGATACATTTTCAGTAAGGGGACTTTTGCGTTTGCGGGAGAAGCTGGTGGCAGTGAGAAGGTCCGTAGCGTGCGCTTCTTTGCGATTCTTAAAAGACAGAACAATCGCAGCAATAACTACAGCAGCCAGCGTACAACAAATGATGGTTAGGGAAACGTCAATTCCACTACCTTGCATCATGCTACCCTCGCTTTTGGGCCGGTCTTTTGAGCTTTTGTAGGTAGAGGAACCAGATGTTTTGGAATTTTAAAACCCTCTTCACCTAACTCTACACTGCAAAGTTTCTCGTAAACAGATAGCTTTGTGTACTGGCTATTCAAAAACTGGGACAGCTGCTGAGGAGTAATATCTAGCTCTTTAGCTACATCCTTTTTTTTAATTCCATTGGCCACAAACCATGCATCCAAAGCACGCTTTCTGCTTTGACTGAGATTATCGTTTAGTGCTAAAGACAAAAGTGCTCCCAAGTTATCGGTTACAGGGTGTTTGTTCAAAGGCCACCCCGAGTAACTAAATATTAATTTAACTCTAAAGTTGTGATTATCCAACTTACTACTAAAAATCAAGAAGAAAAGTAGATTTATGAAAGACTTTATAGGAGATGGCTTCCCAGAACGCCTTCAACAGATCATAGATTCTAAAGAATGGAACAAGGGTGAATTTGCCAAAGTAGGTGATGTTACAGGAAAAAGTATGTCCACTTATGTTGGTGGTACTGCTTTGCCTAAAGCGAAGACTTTGGCGAACTGGGGTACTTTTGCAGATATAAGTATTGATTGGCTGCTGCTTGGCCGTGGTGAAATGTACTATTCTAAAAGAGCTAAAGAAGAATTAGATCCTATAATTCGCAGAATCCACGAAACACGGAAAGTTCTTGAAGAGCTAGGGGCAGACCCTGAAACCATCCAACAAGCGATTCTGAACATCACTAAAAGCTCAGGTGATGAGCTTCAAGAAAATTTCGCGAGTTAAAGAAAAAAGAATACCCCTTCTGGTTCAAAGGATTGTTTGGACCGGAGGGGGAAATTTTTTAGGATTTGATATAGGTAGTTGGATTGAAATATGGAATAAGCATTGACAATTATAAGTATAATGACTCTAACAAAATTGAAATTGAAAACAATTATTTTTACATTCTAACATACACAAATACTATGAAATCAATACAAGTTGAAAATCTAAAAAGTCTTGTCAAAACACCTAAAATTGAAATTAAACCTATTACTATTCTTGTTGGCAAAAATAGCAGTGGGAAAAGCACCTTTTTAAGAACCTTCCCACTTTTTAAACAGAGCGTAGAGGAAAACATAAAAGCTCCAATACTTTTTTGTGGAAACTATGTAGATTTTGGTGAATTTGGTGAAATCAGAAATAAGAGCACTAAAAATGATTCTATAACATTCACTATTGAATCAGAAATTGATCAAAAATCGCTACTAAATAATGCTTATAGATATAGTTTTAACTTAAGCAAATTTATGGATCAAAATAGTAATGAAATTCTTCCTATAAAATTCATATCAAAAATAAAAAACAAAGTAAAAAATGTCCGTAATACTTATTTAGAATCTTTTAAAATATCTATAGCAGACCAGAATTTAGACTTTAAATTTGACGAAGACTCGAAGTTGATTGATCTCAATATTAATGATGAAAGCTTTAAAGATTTTTTAGCTGACATATATAGTACAAATTCTGGATTAGTACCGAATCTCATAACTAAAATATCCTTAGATAAAAATTACATATACAGCCATAGCTGGGTCTTTCCGCAATTCCAGGAACAATCTCGTTACGAACGCTTGGTGAAAATAATTAAGAAACACGTCTATAATACAACTAGTGATGAAAATATTGCCGACATTGTGCGCTCCATATCAATCGGATCCAAATCTTTCACCTTATCAAGCTGTAAAAACGATTTTCTAAAAACTAAAACTTGGATTAAAAAAGCTAAAACGTGGACTACCGATTCCAAAGAATTTCAAAGCGTTAACAATGCTTTATTGTTTGAAAATTTTATGAGTATGGTAAATTTTATTGGTAACCATTTTAAATTATACTCTCAAAGAATTAACTATATAAGTCCTTTTAGAGCTTCTCCAGAAAGGTACTATCGCCATCAAGAATTAGCTGTCCATAACATAGATCCGCAAGGTAAAAATACAGCAATATTCCTTGACAATCTAACCAACAGGCAAAAAAAGAATTTAGAAGAATGGACCGACAACAATTTTGATATAAAACTTAAAACAACATACAAATCAGGTCATCTTTCTATTGAACTTAAAGAGAATAAATCTGATTTTTACATAAATATTGCTGACATAGGATTTGGTTATTCTCAACTTCTGCCTATTATTATCCAACTTTGGTTCAAAACTACTAAAGATCATAAAGACATAATCTTTGAAACTGGATACGAAACATTCGCTATTGAGCAGCCAGAGTTGCACCTACACCCTAAAATGATAGGTCATTTTACGGATTTACTAGTAAAACTGATATCTTCAAATCATTTAAAAGAAACAAATATAAAACTAATTATCGAAACTCATAGCAAGTCACTTATTAATAGAATTGGTCAACACATAGCTAAAAAAAACATTACTCCTGACTCAGTAAACGTAGTTATATTCGACAATAAAAACGGCTACGAATCAAACATAGACATTGCCAAATTCAATGATAAAGGAATGTTAAATAACTGGCCTGCTAATTTCTTTCTTCCGGAGCGATTTTAAAATGATTTTTGAAATTGACTCCAGCATATCTGATTTTCTTAAAAATGAGACCGGAAATCGTGATTTAACCATGAAATGTTTAAAGAAGGTCGAGGCTCTTCTATTAAATGCTAGCGATGGAAAAAATGTTATCTTTTTTGAAGATATTGAAATTATAGAATCATTAATTGACTGCGGAAAATTTTCAGAACCGACGGGTTATTTCCTTGAATACCTAAGAGAAAACTTTGCATCTACAGGATCATTTATAGAATTAACAAGTAGACACATCAAAATTGTTTTAGAATGTGAACCCGAAATCATTATTAACGACAAAAATCATACTGTAGTAACATTACCTATTTTTAAACTCGATCAATCTTTTTTTGGTAAAAGCGTGCTGCTAACAGAAAATCTGGTAGACGGTAAATTTTATAAGAGAATGACACAGTGTTATTGCAAAAATTACGGACAAAATATAGATTTTGATTTTGAACTAAAACATGGCGGTGGCAACAGCACAGGGACAGTATTTAAAGAA encodes:
- a CDS encoding helix-turn-helix domain-containing protein, translated to MSLALNDNLSQSRKRALDAWFVANGIKKKDVAKELDITPQQLSQFLNSQYTKLSVYEKLCSVELGEEGFKIPKHLVPLPTKAQKTGPKARVA
- a CDS encoding helix-turn-helix domain-containing protein translates to MKDFIGDGFPERLQQIIDSKEWNKGEFAKVGDVTGKSMSTYVGGTALPKAKTLANWGTFADISIDWLLLGRGEMYYSKRAKEELDPIIRRIHETRKVLEELGADPETIQQAILNITKSSGDELQENFAS
- a CDS encoding AAA family ATPase, with the protein product MKYGISIDNYKYNDSNKIEIENNYFYILTYTNTMKSIQVENLKSLVKTPKIEIKPITILVGKNSSGKSTFLRTFPLFKQSVEENIKAPILFCGNYVDFGEFGEIRNKSTKNDSITFTIESEIDQKSLLNNAYRYSFNLSKFMDQNSNEILPIKFISKIKNKVKNVRNTYLESFKISIADQNLDFKFDEDSKLIDLNINDESFKDFLADIYSTNSGLVPNLITKISLDKNYIYSHSWVFPQFQEQSRYERLVKIIKKHVYNTTSDENIADIVRSISIGSKSFTLSSCKNDFLKTKTWIKKAKTWTTDSKEFQSVNNALLFENFMSMVNFIGNHFKLYSQRINYISPFRASPERYYRHQELAVHNIDPQGKNTAIFLDNLTNRQKKNLEEWTDNNFDIKLKTTYKSGHLSIELKENKSDFYINIADIGFGYSQLLPIIIQLWFKTTKDHKDIIFETGYETFAIEQPELHLHPKMIGHFTDLLVKLISSNHLKETNIKLIIETHSKSLINRIGQHIAKKNITPDSVNVVIFDNKNGYESNIDIAKFNDKGMLNNWPANFFLPERF